Proteins encoded together in one Cellulomonas gilvus ATCC 13127 window:
- a CDS encoding DUF5719 family protein, whose product MSRRDRAVRIASGVLVLGVAAGAVAAGTRLPSSATGERVDVGVAVDVPPSPARLVCPGPLVLPEGEAGDDQFDPVPVPPVTSLVVAAPSSDGGAVTAFDGSTVAPLAAGQDAMTLDRVRRPLVVQADPTDVPAQVAAAASALVTRGDLRGLAAASCQVPTTDAWLVGGSTELGATALLVLQNAGATPAVVHLDVLGPTGRVDLDTEQYLVAPGEERVVVLGGLAPQERRVAVHVTATGGRVAAHVQDSTLEGFTPTGTDLVVPGAAPARRQVVPAVPLRATEVDDASAGVLRLVATGAQTTTARVRVLGPDGVQDLPGAEALELDPGAVTDVPLGGLAEGSYTFVVDADRAVVAAAMVARSGDPTAQEPTVPTQERAWVPSVSTDGGFVALPAGTTGAVVLGAVATGGELDARGTVGATLQVVGADGRTAARRHVELEVGRSARWQVADLVPAGTAVLGVRVVPDEATSADAWLATGLLAAVAQADGPLLSVLVPAQEAAATSAALVRQDPRTGTR is encoded by the coding sequence ATGAGCCGACGGGACCGGGCTGTCCGGATCGCCTCGGGCGTGCTGGTGCTGGGCGTCGCCGCCGGGGCGGTGGCGGCGGGCACGCGCCTGCCGTCGTCGGCGACGGGGGAGCGCGTGGACGTGGGCGTCGCGGTGGACGTGCCGCCGTCGCCGGCCCGTCTGGTGTGCCCCGGGCCGCTGGTGCTCCCGGAGGGCGAGGCGGGTGACGACCAGTTCGACCCGGTCCCCGTACCACCGGTCACGTCGCTCGTGGTCGCGGCGCCGTCGTCGGACGGCGGTGCGGTCACGGCGTTCGACGGCAGCACGGTCGCGCCGCTCGCGGCGGGTCAGGACGCGATGACGCTGGACCGCGTGCGTCGCCCGCTCGTCGTGCAGGCCGACCCGACGGACGTCCCCGCGCAGGTGGCCGCCGCGGCGTCCGCGCTCGTCACGCGCGGCGACCTGCGCGGCCTCGCGGCCGCGTCGTGCCAGGTCCCGACGACCGACGCGTGGCTGGTCGGCGGCTCGACCGAGCTCGGCGCGACCGCGCTCCTGGTGCTGCAGAACGCGGGTGCCACGCCCGCGGTGGTGCACCTGGACGTGCTCGGACCGACGGGCCGTGTCGACCTCGACACCGAGCAGTACCTGGTGGCTCCGGGTGAGGAGCGCGTGGTCGTGCTGGGCGGGCTCGCGCCCCAGGAGCGGCGCGTCGCGGTGCACGTGACCGCGACGGGTGGCCGGGTGGCCGCGCACGTGCAGGACTCGACGCTCGAGGGCTTCACGCCCACGGGCACGGACCTCGTCGTGCCGGGCGCGGCGCCCGCGCGGCGTCAGGTGGTGCCCGCTGTGCCGCTGCGCGCGACCGAGGTGGACGACGCGTCGGCCGGTGTGCTGCGGCTCGTGGCGACGGGAGCGCAGACGACGACCGCACGCGTCCGCGTGCTGGGCCCCGACGGCGTGCAGGACCTGCCCGGCGCCGAGGCGCTCGAGCTCGACCCCGGTGCCGTGACGGACGTCCCGCTGGGGGGCCTGGCCGAGGGCTCCTACACGTTCGTCGTGGACGCCGACCGGGCGGTGGTCGCCGCCGCGATGGTGGCGCGGTCGGGCGACCCCACGGCCCAGGAGCCCACGGTGCCGACGCAGGAGCGCGCATGGGTGCCGTCGGTGTCGACCGACGGCGGGTTCGTCGCCCTGCCCGCCGGCACGACCGGGGCCGTGGTGCTCGGCGCGGTCGCGACCGGCGGAGAGCTCGACGCACGCGGCACGGTCGGGGCGACCCTGCAGGTCGTCGGTGCGGACGGCCGGACGGCCGCACGCCGGCACGTCGAGCTCGAGGTCGGCCGCTCGGCGCGCTGGCAGGTCGCCGACCTGGTCCCGGCGGGCACGGCCGTGCTCGGCGTCCGGGTCGTGCCGGACGAGGCGACGTCGGCCGACGCGTGGCTCGCGACCGGACTGCTCGCGGCCGTCGCGCAGGCCGACGGCCCGTTGCTCTCGGTCCTGGTCCCGGCGCAGGAGGCGGCCGCCACGTCGGCGGCGCTCGTGCGGCAGGACCCGCGCACCGGCACCCGCTGA
- a CDS encoding metallopeptidase family protein, giving the protein MPSTMPAFRTRAQRFDDLVLDAVDQLERRWARQLEGTEFAVEDVPPSHPAPWERGGVPLGRYFPADAGLPARIVVYRRPVEARAADPADLADLVRDVVVEQVAHLLGRDPQDVDPTYRDES; this is encoded by the coding sequence ATGCCCAGCACGATGCCGGCGTTCCGCACGCGCGCGCAGCGGTTCGACGACCTGGTCCTGGATGCGGTGGACCAGCTCGAGCGCCGGTGGGCCCGGCAGCTCGAGGGCACCGAGTTCGCGGTCGAGGACGTCCCGCCGTCCCACCCCGCACCGTGGGAGCGCGGCGGCGTCCCGCTGGGCCGCTACTTCCCGGCCGACGCGGGGCTGCCCGCACGGATCGTGGTGTACCGCCGCCCGGTCGAGGCGCGGGCGGCCGATCCCGCCGACCTGGCGGACCTGGTGCGTGACGTGGTCGTCGAGCAGGTCGCGCACCTGCTGGGCCGCGACCCGCAGGACGTGGACCCGACGTACCGCGACGAGTCCTGA
- a CDS encoding DUF3499 domain-containing protein, producing the protein MRSVRQCSRTACDRPAVATLTYVYADSTAVLGPLAQHAEPHSYDLCVQHAERLTAPRGWEVVRLLPEFEPPAPSRDDLLALADAVREAGRPPQPVAAAAVAEPAALAEAPRRGHLRVLRGTGPDLQPGGPV; encoded by the coding sequence GTGAGATCCGTCCGGCAGTGCTCGCGCACCGCGTGCGACCGCCCCGCGGTCGCGACGCTCACCTACGTGTACGCCGACTCGACGGCCGTGCTCGGCCCGTTGGCGCAGCACGCCGAGCCGCACTCGTACGACCTGTGCGTCCAGCACGCCGAACGCCTCACGGCGCCGCGCGGCTGGGAGGTCGTGCGGCTGCTCCCGGAGTTCGAGCCGCCCGCACCGAGCCGCGACGACCTGCTGGCCCTGGCCGACGCGGTCCGTGAGGCGGGGCGCCCGCCCCAGCCGGTCGCGGCCGCCGCGGTCGCGGAGCCCGCGGCGCTGGCCGAGGCACCCCGCCGGGGCCACCTGCGCGTGCTGCGGGGGACCGGACCCGACCTGCAGCCGGGCGGACCGGTCTGA
- a CDS encoding phosphomannomutase/phosphoglucomutase — translation MSPSERVDLSAFIKAYDVRGLVPSELSPEVTRAIGAAFADVVVVPEAAAGSRPVVVVGNDMRPSGPELVDGFAQGLTARGVDVVRIGLASTDGLYFASGSLGVPGAMFTASHNPAQYNGIKLCRAGARPVGQDSGLAAVRDLAGDYLASGVPQVDDAARGTVSDREMLAEYAAFLRSLVDLADIRPLKVVVDAGNGMGGYTAPAVLGTHAGLPALPLEVVPLYFELDGTFPNHEANPLEPENLRDLQRAVVEHGADLGLAFDGDADRCFVVDENGDPVSPSAVTALVGLREVEREKAAGRTPTVIHNLITSRVVPDLLTAAGARTVRTRVGHSFIKAQMAEHDAVFGGEHSAHYYFRDFFFADTGMLAALHVLAALGGQPHPLSALADQYQPYVASGEINSRVASVADARARVVDAYVTRQGAGPVQVDELDGLTVSHWDAHPQWWFNLRASNTEPLLRLNVEAADEDIMEKVRDDVLALVRQEADA, via the coding sequence GTGAGCCCTTCCGAACGAGTCGACCTGTCCGCGTTCATCAAGGCGTACGACGTCCGGGGGCTCGTCCCCTCGGAGCTGAGCCCGGAGGTCACGCGTGCGATCGGCGCGGCCTTCGCCGACGTCGTCGTCGTGCCCGAGGCCGCCGCCGGCTCGCGGCCCGTCGTCGTCGTGGGCAACGACATGCGTCCGTCGGGTCCCGAGCTGGTCGACGGCTTCGCCCAGGGGCTGACTGCGCGCGGCGTGGACGTCGTGCGCATCGGGCTCGCGTCGACCGACGGCCTGTACTTCGCGTCGGGCTCGCTGGGCGTGCCGGGGGCCATGTTCACCGCGAGCCACAACCCGGCGCAGTACAACGGCATCAAGCTGTGCCGCGCGGGTGCGCGGCCCGTGGGTCAGGACTCCGGCCTGGCCGCGGTCCGCGACCTCGCGGGTGACTACCTGGCCTCGGGCGTGCCGCAGGTCGACGACGCCGCGCGCGGCACCGTGAGCGACCGCGAGATGCTCGCGGAGTACGCCGCGTTCCTGCGCTCGCTCGTGGACCTCGCGGACATCCGCCCGCTCAAGGTCGTGGTTGACGCGGGCAACGGCATGGGCGGCTACACGGCACCGGCCGTGCTCGGCACGCATGCGGGCCTGCCCGCGCTCCCGCTCGAGGTGGTGCCGCTGTACTTCGAGCTCGACGGCACGTTCCCGAACCACGAGGCGAACCCGCTCGAGCCCGAGAACCTGCGCGACCTGCAGCGCGCGGTCGTCGAGCACGGCGCGGACCTCGGCCTGGCGTTCGACGGCGACGCCGACCGCTGCTTCGTCGTCGACGAGAACGGTGACCCGGTCTCGCCGTCGGCCGTCACGGCCCTCGTCGGGCTGCGCGAGGTCGAGCGCGAGAAGGCCGCGGGGCGCACGCCGACGGTGATCCACAACCTCATCACGTCCCGCGTGGTGCCCGACCTGCTGACCGCGGCGGGCGCACGCACGGTGCGCACGCGCGTGGGTCACTCGTTCATCAAGGCGCAGATGGCCGAGCACGACGCGGTGTTCGGCGGCGAGCACAGCGCGCACTACTACTTCCGCGACTTCTTCTTCGCGGACACCGGCATGCTCGCGGCGCTGCACGTCCTGGCGGCGCTCGGCGGCCAGCCCCACCCGCTGTCGGCGCTCGCCGACCAGTACCAGCCGTACGTCGCCTCGGGGGAGATCAACTCGCGCGTCGCATCGGTGGCCGACGCGCGGGCACGCGTGGTCGACGCGTACGTGACGCGTCAGGGCGCGGGACCGGTGCAGGTCGACGAGCTCGACGGGCTGACCGTCTCGCACTGGGACGCGCACCCGCAGTGGTGGTTCAACCTGCGCGCGTCCAACACCGAGCCGCTGCTGCGGCTCAACGTCGAGGCGGCCGACGAGGACATCATGGAGAAGGTGCGCGACGACGTGCTCGCGCTGGTGCGGCAGGAGGCCGACGCATGA
- a CDS encoding Trm112 family protein, whose translation MTNDAVPFEPWARDLLRCPVTGATLLDATGPDGEPCLVSTDPERPLRYPVRGGIPVLLASEAVPA comes from the coding sequence ATGACGAACGACGCCGTCCCGTTCGAGCCCTGGGCCCGGGACCTGCTGCGGTGCCCCGTGACCGGCGCGACGCTCCTGGATGCGACGGGGCCGGACGGCGAGCCGTGCCTGGTCTCGACCGACCCGGAGCGGCCCCTGCGCTACCCCGTGCGCGGCGGCATCCCGGTGCTGCTCGCCTCCGAGGCCGTCCCGGCCTGA
- a CDS encoding cation diffusion facilitator family transporter, with translation MAHEGGTKAIVAALTANLGIAVTKFVAYLLTHSSSMLAESVHSLADSGNQVLLLVGGKRARRAADEEHPFGYGRERYLYAFIVSIVLFSLGGLFALYEAWHKWSDPHPIESWHWVPIVVLVVAIGLESYSFRTAIHESNQVRGSQSWVSFVRTAKAPELPVVLLEDLGALVGLVLALLGVSLTLVTEDGRWDAAGTAGIGVLLVLIAVVLAMETRSLLLGESATKDAVQRIRQALVGEGVASVIHLKTLHLGPDEVLVAAKIEVPAASSAADVAAAIDAAEARVRAAVPIARVIYLEPDLRTP, from the coding sequence ATGGCGCACGAGGGTGGGACCAAGGCGATCGTCGCCGCGCTGACGGCGAACCTCGGCATCGCCGTGACCAAGTTCGTGGCGTACCTGCTCACGCACTCGAGCTCGATGCTCGCCGAGTCGGTGCACTCGCTCGCCGACTCGGGCAACCAGGTGCTGCTGCTCGTCGGCGGCAAGCGCGCCCGCCGCGCGGCGGACGAGGAGCACCCGTTCGGCTACGGCCGCGAGCGGTACCTGTACGCGTTCATCGTCTCGATCGTGCTGTTCTCGCTCGGCGGGCTGTTCGCGCTGTACGAGGCGTGGCACAAGTGGTCCGACCCGCACCCGATCGAGTCCTGGCACTGGGTGCCGATCGTGGTCCTGGTGGTCGCGATCGGGCTCGAGTCGTACTCGTTCCGCACCGCGATCCACGAGTCCAACCAGGTGCGCGGTTCGCAGTCCTGGGTGTCGTTCGTCCGCACCGCCAAGGCCCCGGAGCTGCCCGTGGTGCTGCTCGAGGACCTGGGCGCGCTCGTGGGCCTGGTCCTCGCGCTGCTGGGCGTCTCGCTCACGCTCGTGACCGAGGACGGCCGGTGGGACGCCGCGGGCACCGCGGGCATCGGCGTGCTGCTCGTCCTGATCGCGGTCGTGCTGGCGATGGAGACGCGCTCGCTGCTGCTGGGGGAGTCCGCCACCAAGGACGCCGTGCAGCGCATCCGTCAGGCGCTCGTCGGCGAGGGTGTCGCGTCGGTCATCCACCTCAAGACGCTGCACCTGGGTCCCGACGAGGTGCTGGTCGCCGCGAAGATCGAGGTGCCGGCCGCGAGCTCCGCGGCCGACGTCGCCGCCGCGATCGACGCCGCCGAGGCGCGCGTGCGCGCGGCCGTGCCCATCGCGCGCGTCATCTACCTCGAGCCCGACCTGCGCACGCCGTGA
- a CDS encoding SGNH hydrolase domain-containing protein, whose amino-acid sequence MSLWAAVRRVRTRRAAAVVLAVVVPLVVSAPAVPSGAASTTLDDGVTGQGAAAARRVVDVVVTGRGAPGSTRTFTGRVDGAATGSPVVVQRRTETGWTAAVRGTTRAQGAFALEVRTARFGNAQYRVHAPAWRGLPAVSGRVRDVGAYGDLRTALAGPVRCLGAQALDPALAPCDNPALDGTVTPDPRRAGWDQDNQGAYACYTADPAQPVKSCAYGSRAKDALQVAVVGDSHGAMLLPGVKDVAARLNWRVHTYVARGCVLADPGPREDGCHARRSDLLTRLVAERYDVVIVTGYRNASARPEAMAAAWRRLQAVGSTVAVVADNPRLSETVLACVTSARTVAAAERCSMDRAAALAVPDDLVVAQRATPGSILVDSTDLLCGPARCRPVVGHVMAYRDQHHLSATYSRTLTPYRLQAVVAGL is encoded by the coding sequence GTGAGCCTGTGGGCCGCGGTGCGGCGGGTCCGGACGCGCCGCGCGGCGGCCGTCGTGCTGGCCGTCGTCGTCCCGCTGGTCGTGTCCGCACCGGCCGTCCCGTCGGGTGCCGCGTCCACGACGCTCGACGACGGCGTGACCGGCCAGGGCGCGGCGGCAGCGCGCCGCGTCGTCGACGTGGTGGTGACCGGACGCGGTGCGCCCGGCAGCACGCGCACGTTCACGGGCCGCGTCGACGGGGCCGCCACCGGCAGCCCGGTGGTGGTGCAGCGGCGCACCGAGACCGGGTGGACCGCGGCGGTGCGGGGCACCACGCGGGCACAGGGTGCGTTCGCGCTCGAGGTCCGGACCGCCCGCTTCGGGAACGCGCAGTACCGCGTGCACGCACCCGCGTGGCGCGGCCTGCCGGCCGTGTCGGGCCGCGTGCGTGACGTCGGCGCGTACGGCGACCTGCGGACCGCGCTCGCGGGGCCCGTGCGGTGCCTGGGCGCGCAGGCGCTCGACCCCGCGCTCGCGCCCTGCGACAACCCCGCGCTCGACGGGACGGTGACCCCGGACCCCCGCCGCGCGGGCTGGGACCAGGACAACCAGGGCGCGTACGCGTGCTACACGGCTGACCCCGCGCAGCCGGTCAAGTCGTGCGCGTACGGGTCCCGGGCGAAGGACGCGCTCCAGGTCGCGGTGGTCGGTGACTCGCACGGCGCGATGCTGCTGCCCGGCGTCAAGGACGTGGCCGCACGCCTGAACTGGCGGGTCCACACGTACGTCGCCCGGGGCTGCGTGCTCGCCGACCCTGGTCCGCGCGAGGACGGCTGCCACGCGCGCCGCTCGGACCTGCTCACGCGGCTCGTCGCGGAGCGCTACGACGTGGTGATCGTGACGGGGTACCGCAACGCGTCGGCGCGGCCGGAGGCGATGGCGGCCGCGTGGCGTCGGCTGCAGGCGGTCGGTTCGACCGTCGCCGTCGTCGCGGACAACCCCCGCCTGAGCGAGACGGTGCTGGCCTGCGTCACGTCCGCCCGCACGGTCGCGGCGGCCGAGCGCTGCTCCATGGACCGCGCCGCCGCGCTGGCCGTCCCCGACGACCTCGTGGTGGCGCAGCGGGCGACGCCGGGGTCGATCCTCGTGGACAGCACGGACCTGCTCTGCGGGCCTGCGCGGTGCCGGCCGGTCGTCGGGCACGTCATGGCGTACCGGGACCAGCACCACCTGTCCGCGACGTACTCGCGCACGCTCACGCCGTACCGGTTGCAGGCGGTCGTCGCGGGGCTGTGA
- a CDS encoding RDD family protein — translation MDTIITGEGVELDARAASVASRLLGALIDLIISVALLVGAIVLLVNVVASSSSEAAARIGVIVTVVTVTLAAPTAVDTLTRGRSLGRLAVGIRVVRDDGGPITFRQAFVRALTGLLELWVTFGTVAVICSMVHPQGKRVGDILAGTYAVRVRGATTVRTPVLMPYELGAWAQHADVARLPDGLALAVRQFLARAPRLHHASRVELGTQLTQEVGRYVRPLPPAGTHPESFLAAVLAERRTRELRSEQVAEARREREAAALHRLPHGVPDPAR, via the coding sequence GTGGACACGATCATCACGGGCGAGGGCGTCGAGCTCGACGCCCGGGCCGCCTCGGTCGCGTCCCGGCTGCTCGGCGCGCTGATCGACCTGATCATCTCGGTCGCGCTGCTCGTCGGGGCGATCGTGCTGCTGGTCAACGTGGTCGCGTCGAGCTCGTCGGAGGCGGCGGCCCGCATCGGCGTGATCGTCACGGTCGTGACCGTCACGCTCGCGGCCCCCACGGCCGTCGACACGCTCACGCGCGGCCGCTCGCTGGGCCGCCTCGCGGTCGGCATCCGGGTGGTGCGCGACGACGGCGGCCCGATCACGTTCCGTCAGGCGTTCGTCCGGGCGCTCACGGGCCTGCTCGAGCTGTGGGTCACGTTCGGCACGGTCGCGGTGATCTGCTCGATGGTCCACCCGCAGGGCAAGCGCGTGGGCGACATCCTCGCCGGCACGTACGCGGTGCGCGTGCGCGGTGCGACGACGGTCCGGACGCCCGTGCTGATGCCGTACGAGCTCGGCGCGTGGGCGCAGCACGCGGACGTCGCCCGCCTGCCCGACGGACTCGCGCTCGCGGTGCGGCAGTTCCTGGCCCGCGCGCCGCGGCTGCACCACGCGTCCCGGGTCGAGCTCGGCACGCAGCTCACGCAGGAGGTCGGGCGGTACGTCCGGCCGCTGCCGCCCGCGGGGACGCACCCCGAGTCGTTCCTGGCGGCCGTGCTCGCCGAGCGCCGCACGCGCGAGCTGCGCAGCGAGCAGGTGGCCGAGGCGCGACGCGAGCGCGAGGCCGCGGCGCTGCACCGGCTCCCCCACGGCGTGCCCGACCCCGCGCGCTGA
- a CDS encoding stage II sporulation protein M has product MDLDAYQAVHEPAWQRLDELVRTRRRTGAQADELVRLYQATATDLSAIRSAAPDPEMVTRLSQLVARARAAIAGAHEPSWRDALRFVVVTVPAVLYRLRWWTVAVMVAFLAVGCVAGVWVATNPDALAAMGTPAERQHYVDEAFAQYYDPGAGFAATVWTNNAFLTAVCIATGISGFGPLYFLYSNAVAVGNIGGMMAAHDALDVFLSLIAPHGLLELTAVFVSGAAGLKLFWAWVAPGPRTRGTALAQEGRALFTAAIGLVGVLAVSGVIEGFVTGSGLLWWVKIAIGALALAAFWAYTIVLGGRAVRRGETGDLDEDRAGYAVATVG; this is encoded by the coding sequence ATGGACCTCGACGCCTACCAGGCGGTGCACGAGCCGGCGTGGCAGCGCCTCGACGAGCTGGTGCGGACGCGCCGCCGTACGGGCGCGCAGGCCGACGAGCTGGTCCGCCTCTACCAGGCGACCGCGACCGACCTGTCCGCGATCCGGTCGGCCGCACCCGACCCGGAGATGGTGACCCGGCTCTCGCAGCTGGTCGCCCGTGCCCGCGCGGCGATCGCGGGCGCGCACGAGCCGTCGTGGCGCGACGCGCTGAGGTTCGTCGTCGTGACCGTCCCCGCGGTGCTGTACCGCCTGCGGTGGTGGACGGTCGCGGTGATGGTCGCGTTCCTGGCGGTGGGCTGCGTCGCGGGGGTGTGGGTCGCGACGAACCCGGACGCGCTCGCCGCCATGGGCACGCCGGCCGAGCGCCAGCACTACGTCGACGAGGCGTTCGCGCAGTACTACGACCCGGGCGCCGGGTTCGCCGCGACGGTGTGGACCAACAACGCGTTCCTCACGGCCGTGTGCATCGCCACCGGGATCTCGGGGTTCGGCCCGCTGTACTTCCTGTACTCGAACGCGGTCGCGGTGGGGAACATCGGCGGCATGATGGCGGCGCACGACGCGCTGGACGTGTTCCTGTCGCTCATCGCCCCGCACGGCCTGCTCGAGCTCACGGCCGTGTTCGTCTCGGGGGCCGCCGGGCTCAAGCTGTTCTGGGCGTGGGTCGCGCCGGGTCCGAGGACGCGCGGGACGGCTCTCGCGCAGGAGGGCCGCGCCCTGTTCACGGCCGCGATCGGGCTCGTGGGCGTGCTCGCGGTCTCGGGCGTCATCGAGGGGTTCGTCACGGGTTCCGGGCTGCTGTGGTGGGTCAAGATCGCGATCGGCGCGCTGGCGCTCGCGGCGTTCTGGGCGTACACGATCGTCCTGGGCGGACGTGCGGTCCGCCGGGGCGAGACGGGTGACCTCGACGAGGACCGCGCGGGCTACGCCGTCGCGACCGTGGGCTGA
- a CDS encoding DUF58 domain-containing protein: MALTWRAVVLAALGVPVVLVLPLPLTVVLWALLVLTVCAVDAAAAASPRQVAVQRTVPDSTRLTESVESVLTLSNVGRRRLRALVRDAWAPSAGAVRDRHTVDVPAGEGRRVRTTLRPTRRGDVHADRVTIRSYGPLQVAARQASVPVSGRVRVLPAFHSRRHLPSRLARLREMDGRAAVQVRGAGTEFDSLREYVIGDDVRSIDWRASARRADVVVRTWRPERDRRVMIVLDTGRTSAVRVLDEPRLDASVEAALLLAALANHAGDRVELLAYDRRVRARVVGSAGPRLMPSMADQLAGVAPELIETHWPGVVAQVRQRMSQRALVVLLTSLEPAVVEHGLLDVVGGLAQRHQVVLASVADPEVPELARARDDAATIFDAAAAERVGLERAAVAMRLRQQGVEVVDALPGDLAPKLADTYLALKAAGRL; the protein is encoded by the coding sequence GTGGCCCTGACCTGGCGCGCGGTCGTGCTCGCCGCGCTCGGCGTGCCCGTCGTGCTGGTGCTGCCCCTGCCGCTGACCGTCGTGCTCTGGGCGCTGCTGGTGCTCACCGTGTGCGCGGTGGACGCCGCCGCGGCCGCGTCACCGCGCCAGGTGGCGGTGCAGCGCACCGTGCCGGACTCGACGCGCCTCACGGAGTCCGTCGAGTCCGTGCTGACGCTCTCGAACGTCGGCCGGCGGCGGCTGCGCGCGCTCGTGCGGGACGCGTGGGCACCCTCGGCCGGCGCGGTGCGCGACCGGCACACGGTCGACGTCCCGGCGGGCGAGGGACGGCGCGTGCGGACCACGCTGCGCCCGACGCGACGCGGGGACGTGCACGCCGATCGCGTGACCATCCGCTCGTACGGGCCGCTGCAGGTGGCCGCGAGGCAGGCGTCGGTGCCCGTGAGCGGCCGCGTGCGTGTCCTGCCGGCGTTCCACTCGCGGCGCCACCTGCCGAGCCGGCTGGCGAGGCTGCGCGAGATGGACGGCCGCGCGGCGGTCCAGGTGCGCGGGGCGGGGACCGAGTTCGACTCGCTCCGGGAGTACGTGATCGGCGACGACGTGCGCTCGATCGACTGGCGGGCCTCCGCGCGGCGCGCCGACGTCGTCGTGCGCACGTGGCGACCCGAACGCGACCGGCGCGTGATGATCGTGCTGGACACGGGCCGCACGTCGGCCGTGCGCGTGCTCGACGAGCCCCGGCTCGACGCATCGGTCGAGGCAGCGCTGCTGCTCGCGGCGCTCGCGAACCACGCGGGTGACCGCGTGGAGCTGCTCGCGTACGACCGGCGCGTGCGGGCCCGCGTGGTGGGTTCGGCGGGTCCGCGCCTCATGCCGTCCATGGCCGACCAGCTCGCCGGGGTCGCACCCGAGCTGATCGAGACCCACTGGCCCGGCGTCGTCGCGCAGGTGCGGCAGCGGATGTCGCAGCGCGCGCTCGTGGTGCTGCTCACGTCGCTCGAGCCCGCGGTCGTCGAGCACGGTCTGCTCGACGTCGTCGGCGGTCTCGCGCAGCGGCACCAGGTGGTGCTCGCGTCGGTCGCGGACCCCGAGGTCCCCGAGCTCGCGCGTGCGCGGGACGACGCCGCGACGATCTTCGACGCGGCGGCGGCCGAGCGCGTGGGGCTCGAGCGCGCCGCGGTCGCGATGCGCCTGCGGCAGCAGGGTGTCGAGGTGGTCGACGCGCTGCCGGGCGACCTGGCCCCGAAGCTGGCCGACACGTACCTCGCGCTCAAGGCGGCCGGTCGCCTCTAG
- a CDS encoding AAA family ATPase, translated as MVTKPAAVDAPTPSQDLRLALAAVRTEVGKSVVGQDAAVSGLVVALLCRGHVLLEGVPGVAKTLLVRSLAHALELSTKRVQFTPDLMPGDVTGSLVYDARTAEFSFRPGPVFTNLLLADEINRTPPKTQASLLEAMEERQVSVDGEPRALPDPFLVIATQNPVEYEGTYALPEAQLDRFLLKLTLPVPERDDEVEVLARHAAGFDPRDLVAAGIRPVAGVETLARARAEVAQVQVAREVLGYAVDVCRATRQSPSLSLGVSPRGATALLATARAWAWLSGRGYVTPDDVKALAHPTLRHRVQLRAEAELEGVSTESVLDTVLASVPVPR; from the coding sequence GTGGTGACCAAGCCCGCCGCCGTGGACGCGCCCACGCCCTCGCAGGACCTGCGGCTCGCGCTCGCGGCCGTGCGCACCGAGGTCGGCAAGTCCGTCGTCGGGCAGGACGCCGCCGTCTCGGGGCTCGTCGTCGCGCTGCTGTGCCGTGGGCACGTGCTGCTGGAGGGAGTCCCCGGCGTCGCCAAGACGCTCCTGGTGCGGTCGCTCGCGCACGCGCTCGAGCTGTCCACCAAGCGCGTGCAGTTCACGCCCGACCTCATGCCGGGCGACGTCACGGGCTCGCTGGTCTACGACGCGCGTACCGCGGAGTTCTCGTTCCGGCCGGGTCCGGTTTTCACGAACCTGCTGCTCGCGGACGAGATCAACCGCACGCCCCCCAAGACGCAGGCATCGCTGCTCGAGGCGATGGAGGAGCGTCAGGTGTCGGTCGACGGCGAGCCGCGTGCGCTGCCCGACCCGTTCCTGGTGATCGCGACGCAGAACCCCGTGGAGTACGAGGGCACGTACGCGCTGCCCGAGGCGCAGCTCGACCGCTTCCTGCTCAAGCTCACGCTGCCCGTCCCGGAGCGCGACGACGAGGTCGAGGTGCTCGCGCGGCATGCGGCCGGGTTCGACCCGCGTGACCTGGTCGCCGCCGGCATCCGCCCGGTCGCGGGCGTGGAGACGCTCGCGCGTGCCCGGGCCGAGGTCGCCCAGGTGCAGGTCGCGCGCGAGGTGCTCGGGTACGCGGTCGACGTGTGCCGCGCGACGCGGCAGTCGCCGTCGCTCTCGCTCGGCGTCTCGCCGCGAGGTGCGACCGCGCTGCTGGCCACCGCGCGCGCGTGGGCCTGGCTCTCGGGCCGCGGCTACGTCACCCCCGACGACGTCAAGGCGCTCGCGCACCCGACGCTGCGGCACCGCGTGCAGCTGCGCGCCGAGGCCGAGCTCGAGGGCGTGAGCACGGAGTCGGTGCTCGACACGGTCCTCGCGTCCGTGCCGGTCCCCCGCTGA